A single window of Bradyrhizobium daqingense DNA harbors:
- a CDS encoding ATP-binding cassette domain-containing protein: MQTALRTSLPESELASRASFAPHARVVREERPAQNSGLPLSIRGLRKSYGSNEVLRGIDLHIPAGQFVAIVGKSGCGKSTLLRLIAGLEKVDAGSISFGQDMQPKDIQPEDIRVMFQEPRLLPWARVLANVEVGLGRERASTDAQARAEKALSEVGLTDKRDQWPSVLSGGQKQRVALGRALVSRPRVLAFDEPLGALDALTRISMQRLLERVWRGQGFTAILVTHDVAEAVALADRVLVIEEGHIAHDVTVNVARPRQRGSAELAGLEGSILSHLLSTDDRT, from the coding sequence ATGCAGACAGCGCTTCGTACCTCCCTTCCCGAGTCCGAGCTCGCCAGCCGCGCCAGTTTCGCGCCGCACGCCCGTGTCGTGCGCGAGGAGCGCCCGGCGCAGAACAGCGGCCTCCCGCTCAGCATCCGGGGCTTGCGCAAATCCTACGGCAGCAACGAGGTGCTGCGCGGCATCGACCTGCACATCCCGGCCGGCCAGTTCGTCGCTATCGTGGGAAAAAGCGGTTGCGGCAAGAGCACGCTGCTGCGTCTGATCGCGGGACTGGAAAAAGTCGATGCCGGCAGCATCAGCTTCGGCCAAGACATGCAACCAAAAGACATCCAGCCCGAGGACATTCGCGTGATGTTCCAGGAGCCGCGGCTGTTGCCCTGGGCGCGAGTGCTCGCCAATGTCGAGGTCGGCCTCGGCCGCGAGCGCGCCTCCACCGATGCGCAGGCCCGCGCCGAGAAGGCGCTGAGCGAGGTCGGTCTGACCGACAAGCGCGACCAATGGCCCTCGGTGTTGTCGGGCGGCCAGAAGCAGCGCGTCGCGCTCGGCCGCGCGCTGGTCTCCCGCCCGCGCGTGCTCGCCTTCGACGAGCCGCTCGGCGCGCTGGACGCGCTGACCCGGATCTCAATGCAGCGTCTTCTGGAGCGCGTCTGGCGCGGCCAGGGCTTCACCGCGATCCTGGTCACCCACGACGTCGCCGAGGCGGTTGCGCTGGCCGACCGCGTGCTCGTGATCGAGGAGGGCCATATCGCCCATGACGTCACGGTTAACGTGGCCCGGCCCCGCCAGCGTGGGTCGGCCGAGCTGGCCGGCCTCGAAGGCTCGATCCTGAGCCACCTGTTGTCGACGGACGATCGTACCTAA
- a CDS encoding sulfonate ABC transporter substrate-binding protein, whose protein sequence is MQRRDFLKLSVGTAATAAFASRANAQSTPKEIRIGYQKTGVLVITRQQAALEKHFTPLGIDVKWIEFSSGPPMMEAMNVGSVDFGAVGDSPPVFAQAAGAAIVYAAGQPITNGQGILVPKDSQVRTIADLKGKRIGFTKGSSAHNIVVQTLEEAGLTYADITPVYLTPPDAGPAFANGSIEAWAIWDPYFAIGETKQNGRILINSREVTKTNSFYIANREFARNHGAVLQQIVDVTTAAGKWAEQHRDEVAKSLAAITGVPLDIQAVAANRANFVVGPVTDEIVATQQGVADRFYKLGLIPKPIVIRDIVWRNPAA, encoded by the coding sequence ATGCAGCGTCGCGACTTTCTGAAGCTCTCTGTTGGAACCGCGGCTACCGCTGCGTTCGCTTCGCGCGCCAATGCGCAGAGCACACCGAAGGAAATTCGTATCGGCTACCAGAAGACCGGCGTGCTGGTCATCACGCGTCAGCAGGCCGCGCTGGAAAAACATTTCACGCCCCTCGGCATCGACGTGAAATGGATCGAGTTCTCCTCGGGGCCGCCGATGATGGAGGCGATGAATGTCGGCAGCGTCGATTTCGGCGCGGTCGGCGACTCCCCGCCGGTGTTCGCCCAGGCCGCGGGCGCCGCCATCGTCTATGCCGCCGGCCAGCCTATCACCAACGGTCAGGGCATCCTGGTTCCGAAGGATTCACAGGTCCGCACCATCGCCGACCTCAAGGGCAAGCGCATCGGCTTCACCAAGGGCTCCAGCGCGCACAACATCGTCGTGCAAACGCTGGAGGAGGCGGGTCTGACCTATGCCGACATCACGCCGGTCTATCTGACACCGCCGGACGCCGGCCCCGCCTTTGCCAACGGCAGCATCGAGGCCTGGGCGATCTGGGACCCGTATTTCGCGATCGGCGAGACCAAGCAGAACGGCCGCATCCTGATCAATTCGCGCGAGGTCACCAAGACGAACTCCTTCTACATCGCCAATCGCGAGTTCGCGAGAAACCATGGGGCCGTCCTGCAGCAGATCGTCGACGTGACGACGGCGGCAGGCAAATGGGCCGAGCAGCACCGCGACGAGGTCGCCAAATCGCTCGCCGCGATCACCGGCGTCCCATTGGACATCCAGGCCGTCGCCGCCAATCGCGCAAACTTCGTGGTTGGCCCCGTTACCGACGAGATCGTCGCGACCCAGCAGGGCGTCGCCGACCGCTTCTACAAGCTCGGCCTGATCCCGAAGCCGATCGTCATCCGCGACATCGTCTGGCGCAACCCGGCAGCCTGA
- a CDS encoding cytochrome P450, with protein MSTAPRIDIDPAAFWADPYPMLATMRKEAPIAFVPQLGSTLLTSRDDISISEKQIDVFSSHQPAGLMNRLMGHNMMRKDGEAHQVERRAMFPTVSPKTVKAHWTAQFQAHADRIIDAIEPGRIDFMRDFALPFSGECLKSITGLTNIGFQDMDAWSQGMIEGIANYGGDPAVEARCHTATSGIDAAIDDILPVKRKNPDQSILGVLLSSGMPMESVRANVKLAISGGQNEPRKAIAGTVWALLTHPDQLALIRRGEVSWLQAFEEYARWISPIGMSPRRIAKPWTIRDVSFELDERVFLMFGSANRDEKHFERPDAFDVRRDTSKSVAFGAGPHFCAGAWASRAMIADVALPTVFARAGELEIADDEEVRIGGWAFRGLQNLPVKWRH; from the coding sequence TTGAGCACGGCGCCGCGCATCGACATCGACCCGGCCGCGTTCTGGGCCGATCCGTATCCGATGCTCGCGACCATGCGCAAGGAGGCGCCGATCGCTTTCGTGCCGCAGCTCGGCTCGACGCTGCTGACGAGCCGCGATGACATCTCGATCTCCGAGAAGCAGATCGACGTGTTCTCCTCGCACCAGCCCGCAGGCCTGATGAACCGGCTGATGGGTCACAACATGATGCGCAAGGACGGCGAGGCTCATCAGGTCGAGCGCCGCGCCATGTTCCCGACGGTGTCGCCGAAGACGGTGAAGGCGCACTGGACCGCGCAGTTCCAGGCTCATGCCGACCGCATCATCGATGCAATCGAGCCCGGCCGGATCGATTTCATGCGCGACTTCGCGCTGCCGTTCTCTGGCGAATGCCTGAAGTCGATCACCGGCCTCACCAATATCGGCTTTCAGGACATGGATGCGTGGTCGCAAGGCATGATCGAGGGCATTGCCAATTATGGCGGTGACCCCGCGGTCGAGGCGCGCTGTCATACGGCGACCTCAGGCATTGATGCTGCGATCGACGATATCTTGCCGGTGAAGCGCAAGAATCCCGACCAGAGCATCCTCGGCGTGCTGCTTTCCTCGGGCATGCCGATGGAAAGCGTGCGCGCAAATGTCAAGCTTGCGATATCAGGCGGCCAGAACGAGCCGCGCAAGGCGATCGCCGGCACGGTCTGGGCGCTGCTCACCCATCCCGACCAGCTCGCTCTTATCAGGCGCGGTGAGGTGTCCTGGCTCCAGGCCTTCGAAGAATATGCCCGCTGGATCTCGCCGATCGGCATGTCGCCGCGGCGCATCGCAAAGCCCTGGACCATCCGCGACGTGTCGTTCGAGCTCGACGAGCGCGTGTTCCTGATGTTCGGCTCCGCCAACCGCGACGAGAAGCACTTTGAACGCCCCGACGCGTTCGACGTGCGACGCGACACTTCCAAGAGCGTTGCCTTCGGCGCCGGCCCGCATTTCTGCGCCGGCGCCTGGGCTTCGCGTGCCATGATCGCGGATGTCGCGCTGCCCACAGTGTTTGCCCGCGCCGGGGAGCTCGAGATCGCCGATGACGAGGAGGTGCGGATCGGCGGCTGGGCCTTCCGTGGGCTGCAGAATTTGCCTGTGAAGTGGCGGCACTAG
- a CDS encoding helix-turn-helix transcriptional regulator — protein MRPHGKALDPPAGDIASAVLAIGRSDFPDVLIDTLRRHADVGHCMVFALSRAGATRCLLDAGNIPIGGDLGAAYAGQFHESDPNRDALFEGKGNAPIMLPSFAPRMYGARYRKIFFQDSGIVDKCATAIWTEDTCFYVNFYRIAAQGRFSDAQRERLGTIAPAIAASVARHFQEKPAPDLATLFATRAPLASLTPREQEVCRRILAGFSSEAISQELGISLHSTLTYRKRAYERLGISSQSELFGIVLRLLAGPHGLN, from the coding sequence ATGCGACCCCACGGGAAAGCCCTCGATCCGCCGGCTGGCGACATCGCGTCCGCGGTGCTCGCGATCGGCCGCTCCGATTTCCCAGATGTCCTGATCGACACGCTGCGCCGGCACGCCGATGTCGGCCATTGCATGGTGTTTGCGCTGTCGCGCGCCGGTGCCACACGCTGCCTGCTCGATGCCGGCAACATCCCGATCGGAGGCGACCTCGGCGCCGCTTATGCCGGCCAGTTCCACGAATCCGATCCGAACCGCGATGCGCTGTTCGAAGGCAAGGGCAATGCGCCGATCATGCTGCCGTCCTTCGCGCCGCGCATGTACGGCGCACGCTATCGGAAGATCTTCTTCCAGGATTCCGGCATCGTCGACAAATGCGCGACCGCGATCTGGACTGAGGACACCTGCTTCTACGTCAACTTCTATCGCATCGCCGCGCAGGGCCGCTTCAGCGACGCACAGCGCGAGCGGCTGGGGACGATCGCACCGGCGATCGCGGCGAGTGTCGCGCGCCACTTCCAGGAAAAGCCGGCGCCCGATCTCGCGACGCTGTTCGCAACGCGCGCGCCGCTGGCATCGCTGACGCCGCGCGAGCAGGAGGTCTGCCGCCGCATCCTCGCAGGTTTCAGCTCGGAGGCGATCTCGCAAGAACTCGGCATCAGCCTGCATTCGACGCTGACCTACCGCAAGCGCGCCTATGAGCGGCTCGGCATCTCCTCGCAGAGCGAATTGTTCGGAATCGTGCTGCGGCTGTTGGCGGGGCCGCACGGCCTGAACTGA
- a CDS encoding L,D-transpeptidase: MSKRAKRGKAEPFALSMAARVGIGAVAVAALGYGLLSRPWSAQPVRKPSAQEARASSSPVYVAPPVHASASAPTSAPAPIPAPAPLAEPPKADADAPGALVRQVVDYASRQTPGTVIIDTGNTFLYFVLNDRQAIRYGIGVGREGFTWSGEQTVARKAEWPDWHPPTEMIGRQPYLPRFMAGGPGNPLGARAMYLGETEYRIHGTNKPDTIGKRVSSGCIRLTNDDVTDLYERVKVGAKVIVLPANAARRPSQGAPADAASRSPAPTSPSNRPLAANAQMVSPEPRIAEAR, encoded by the coding sequence ATGAGCAAGCGTGCCAAGCGTGGAAAGGCGGAGCCGTTCGCCCTGTCGATGGCCGCGCGAGTTGGAATTGGCGCGGTGGCCGTCGCCGCTTTGGGATACGGTTTGTTGTCTCGCCCTTGGAGCGCGCAACCGGTGCGCAAGCCGTCCGCGCAGGAAGCCCGGGCCTCGTCGAGCCCGGTTTACGTGGCACCTCCGGTCCATGCATCCGCGTCGGCTCCCACGTCGGCTCCGGCTCCGATCCCGGCCCCGGCGCCGCTGGCCGAGCCACCAAAGGCAGATGCCGACGCTCCCGGGGCATTGGTTCGGCAGGTGGTCGACTATGCCAGCCGCCAGACGCCGGGCACTGTGATCATCGATACCGGAAACACATTCCTCTATTTCGTCCTGAACGATAGGCAGGCGATACGCTACGGCATCGGTGTCGGCCGCGAAGGTTTCACATGGTCCGGCGAGCAGACCGTGGCCCGCAAAGCCGAATGGCCGGATTGGCATCCGCCGACCGAGATGATCGGGCGTCAGCCTTATCTGCCGCGGTTCATGGCAGGCGGCCCCGGCAATCCGCTCGGCGCGCGCGCGATGTATCTGGGCGAAACCGAATATCGCATTCACGGCACCAACAAGCCCGATACGATCGGCAAGCGGGTGTCGTCCGGCTGCATCCGGCTGACCAATGACGACGTCACGGACCTCTATGAACGGGTGAAGGTCGGCGCAAAGGTGATCGTGCTTCCGGCAAATGCTGCGCGCCGCCCTTCCCAGGGAGCGCCGGCCGACGCCGCTTCCCGATCGCCGGCCCCGACTTCGCCCTCGAACCGGCCCTTGGCAGCCAACGCGCAGATGGTGTCTCCCGAGCCGAGGATCGCCGAGGCCCGGTAA
- a CDS encoding Crp/Fnr family transcriptional regulator, which produces MTLIEAIGYLASALVLLTFCMSTMLSLRAVAICSNFAFISYGFGAGLYPVLVLHVVLLPLNIVLLVRMMILLRKAKLAAATDLSPLWMQPFMWPKHFKAGETIFRKGQHADLLYMVASGEVGLPEIDQRLSAGDLFGEIGLFSLERRRTQTAVAATNVDLLCISDAALKKLCERNPGLSLYFLRLTATRMTQNASRLPPIGAGAHSD; this is translated from the coding sequence ATGACCTTGATTGAGGCTATCGGTTATTTGGCATCGGCTCTTGTCCTGCTCACGTTCTGCATGAGCACCATGTTGAGCCTGCGTGCGGTGGCAATTTGCAGCAACTTCGCGTTCATCAGCTACGGTTTCGGGGCCGGGCTGTACCCTGTTCTTGTTCTGCACGTCGTGCTGCTTCCTTTGAACATTGTATTGCTCGTTCGCATGATGATCTTGCTTCGGAAAGCGAAGCTCGCGGCGGCCACCGATCTTTCACCATTGTGGATGCAGCCATTCATGTGGCCAAAGCATTTCAAGGCAGGGGAGACGATCTTCAGAAAGGGCCAGCATGCCGATTTGCTTTATATGGTCGCATCGGGCGAAGTTGGGCTTCCGGAGATTGACCAACGACTCTCGGCAGGTGATCTCTTCGGTGAAATTGGATTGTTCTCTTTAGAAAGAAGACGCACGCAGACCGCAGTTGCAGCAACCAATGTGGATTTGCTTTGCATCAGCGACGCAGCATTGAAAAAGCTGTGCGAGCGCAATCCTGGCTTATCGTTGTACTTCCTGCGACTGACGGCTACTCGAATGACGCAGAATGCCTCCCGGCTTCCCCCGATCGGCGCCGGCGCCCACTCGGACTGA
- the ssuC gene encoding aliphatic sulfonate ABC transporter permease SsuC, whose translation MSLIDSISLPRSVRLPRVDGLIQWIVPLAIIAIWQVASVTGFVPTRVLPAPSDVVLAGWKLLLSGELVRNIWVSFWRASIGFLIGGSIGFAFGLANGLSQLSAKLTDTTLQMVRNVPHLALIPLVILWFGIDESAKLFLVALGVFFPVYLNTLHGIRTVDPQLIEMGRIYGMTDGELFRRVIFPGALPSIFVGIRFALGIMWLTLIVAETIAASSGLGYMAMQAREFMLIDVVVLSILIYALLGKLADSASRVLERLTLSWHPAFQKR comes from the coding sequence ATGAGCCTGATCGATAGCATCTCGCTTCCGCGCAGCGTCCGCCTGCCGCGCGTCGACGGCCTGATCCAGTGGATCGTGCCGCTCGCCATCATCGCGATCTGGCAGGTTGCGAGCGTCACCGGCTTCGTGCCGACCCGCGTGCTGCCGGCGCCGAGCGACGTCGTGCTCGCGGGCTGGAAGCTGCTGCTCTCCGGCGAGCTCGTCCGCAACATCTGGGTCTCGTTCTGGCGGGCCTCGATCGGCTTCCTGATCGGCGGCAGCATCGGCTTTGCCTTCGGGCTTGCCAACGGCCTGTCGCAGCTTTCGGCCAAGCTCACCGACACCACGCTGCAGATGGTGCGTAACGTGCCGCATCTGGCGCTGATCCCGCTGGTGATCCTGTGGTTCGGCATCGACGAGAGCGCAAAGCTGTTCCTGGTGGCGCTCGGCGTGTTCTTCCCAGTCTACCTCAACACGCTGCACGGCATCCGCACCGTCGATCCGCAACTGATCGAGATGGGCCGCATCTACGGCATGACCGATGGCGAACTGTTCCGACGGGTGATCTTCCCGGGCGCGCTGCCCTCGATCTTCGTCGGCATCCGCTTCGCGCTCGGCATCATGTGGCTGACCCTGATCGTCGCGGAGACCATCGCGGCATCCTCGGGCCTCGGCTACATGGCGATGCAGGCGCGCGAGTTCATGCTGATCGACGTCGTCGTGCTCTCGATCCTGATCTACGCCCTGCTCGGCAAGCTCGCCGACAGCGCCTCCCGCGTGCTGGAGCGCCTGACGCTCTCCTGGCATCCCGCCTTCCAGAAACGTTGA
- a CDS encoding universal stress protein: protein MYANILLSTDGSELANKGVKHGIALAKAVGARATIITVTEGMYIDYGSGHAGGYIPTQEEMDRFNTAQREGASKVLHEARTVAEQSGVSAELLHVPDAHPATAIVEAAKSRGCDLIVMSSHGRRGLKRLFLGSQTSEVLANGSVPVLVVV, encoded by the coding sequence ATGTACGCCAATATTCTCTTGAGCACGGATGGATCAGAGCTCGCGAACAAGGGCGTGAAGCATGGCATTGCCCTGGCAAAGGCCGTTGGCGCCAGAGCGACAATCATCACCGTCACTGAAGGGATGTACATCGACTATGGGAGCGGACACGCCGGAGGGTACATTCCTACGCAAGAGGAAATGGATCGATTCAATACCGCTCAGAGAGAAGGCGCGAGCAAAGTTCTCCATGAGGCTCGAACTGTCGCGGAGCAGTCCGGTGTATCTGCTGAACTGTTGCACGTTCCAGACGCTCATCCAGCCACCGCGATCGTCGAAGCTGCCAAGTCCAGAGGGTGCGATTTGATCGTGATGTCGTCTCACGGGCGACGCGGACTCAAGAGGCTCTTTCTGGGAAGTCAGACATCTGAGGTCTTGGCTAACGGAAGCGTGCCGGTGCTGGTGGTGGTGTAG
- a CDS encoding M20 family metallopeptidase translates to MSEAQITDWLASQRQAMINLLRDVVNIDSGSYDKEGVDAVGARFEQHFAEHGIPCRRESHGTFGDAIHAEVAKPGSNEKPVLLMGHRDTVFGKGEAGRRPFTIRDGRAYGPGVSDMKSGLVMNVFVATAFHKFGGHPHPIKLLITSDEEIGSPSSRPVIEREGRSARAVFNSEPGRPTGNVVTGRKGGIFMHMAITGKAAHSGANFAAGVSAIGELAHKIVQIHGLTDLDKGITLNVGLVSGGQSVNTTAPYAEGQIDLRYVDPADRARIMAAIETIVTTSYVPGTSATLSIKGEFVPVVQSADSKALFETYQAAARDAGLTTLQGEFSGGCADSGFTAAVGTPTICGLGPVGGLAHTPEEYLEVDSIVPRAQALALAILRG, encoded by the coding sequence ATGTCGGAAGCTCAAATCACGGACTGGCTGGCGTCGCAGCGGCAGGCAATGATCAATCTGCTCCGCGATGTCGTGAACATTGATTCCGGCTCCTATGACAAGGAAGGCGTCGATGCGGTCGGTGCGCGGTTCGAGCAGCATTTTGCCGAGCACGGCATTCCGTGCCGGCGCGAAAGCCACGGCACGTTCGGCGACGCGATCCATGCCGAAGTCGCAAAGCCCGGCAGCAACGAGAAGCCGGTGCTGTTGATGGGACATCGCGATACCGTGTTCGGCAAGGGCGAGGCCGGGCGACGTCCGTTCACGATCCGGGACGGGCGCGCCTACGGGCCGGGGGTCTCCGACATGAAGTCGGGCCTCGTCATGAACGTGTTCGTGGCCACCGCCTTCCACAAATTCGGCGGCCATCCGCATCCCATCAAGCTGCTGATCACATCGGACGAGGAAATCGGCTCGCCGTCTTCGCGGCCCGTGATCGAGCGCGAGGGACGTAGCGCCCGCGCCGTGTTCAATTCCGAGCCGGGCCGCCCCACCGGCAACGTCGTCACCGGGCGCAAGGGCGGCATCTTCATGCACATGGCCATCACCGGCAAGGCCGCGCATTCGGGCGCCAATTTCGCCGCCGGCGTCAGCGCGATCGGCGAGCTCGCGCACAAGATCGTGCAGATCCACGGGCTGACCGATCTCGACAAGGGCATCACCCTCAATGTCGGGCTGGTCTCGGGCGGGCAGTCCGTCAACACCACGGCGCCTTACGCCGAAGGCCAGATCGACCTGCGCTATGTCGATCCGGCGGATCGTGCGCGGATCATGGCTGCGATCGAGACGATCGTCACGACGTCCTACGTGCCGGGCACCAGCGCGACGCTGTCGATCAAGGGCGAGTTCGTGCCGGTGGTGCAGAGCGCGGATTCGAAGGCGCTGTTCGAGACCTACCAGGCCGCCGCGAGAGATGCGGGCCTCACCACGCTGCAGGGCGAGTTCTCCGGCGGCTGCGCCGACTCCGGCTTCACCGCCGCGGTGGGCACGCCGACCATCTGCGGCCTCGGCCCGGTCGGCGGGCTCGCGCACACGCCGGAGGAATATCTCGAGGTCGACAGCATCGTGCCCCGCGCACAGGCGCTGGCGCTGGCGATCTTGAGGGGGTAG
- a CDS encoding flavin reductase family protein, which translates to MNVVPRDLMTEIPVSSADFRGAMRHLTGGVSVITAGRGRDITGMTVTSVTSLSVEPPTLLVSINRDASSFPLIRRYGAFGVNILNADQLDVAERFAGKGGLKGADRFAGSQWVTSVSGVPLLIGALSAVDCEVEEIVERHSHGIVIGRVRDIRSSPRTAALAYWHGQYVAVDQDEDAVRLANVSVPTRSRRGA; encoded by the coding sequence ATGAATGTAGTCCCCCGCGATCTCATGACCGAAATCCCCGTCTCGTCCGCCGATTTCCGCGGCGCCATGCGTCATCTCACCGGCGGTGTCAGCGTCATCACCGCCGGGCGCGGCAGGGACATTACCGGCATGACGGTCACGTCCGTGACCTCGCTGTCGGTGGAGCCGCCGACGCTGCTAGTCAGCATCAACAGGGATGCCTCGTCGTTTCCGTTGATCCGCCGCTACGGCGCCTTCGGCGTGAACATCCTCAACGCCGACCAGCTCGATGTGGCCGAGCGCTTTGCGGGGAAGGGCGGCTTGAAGGGCGCCGACCGTTTTGCAGGCAGCCAGTGGGTGACATCCGTCTCCGGCGTTCCGCTGCTGATCGGCGCCTTGTCCGCCGTCGATTGCGAGGTCGAGGAGATCGTCGAGCGTCACTCGCATGGCATCGTCATCGGCCGCGTCCGGGACATCAGGAGCTCGCCGCGCACCGCCGCGCTGGCCTATTGGCACGGCCAGTATGTGGCGGTCGACCAGGACGAGGACGCGGTCAGGCTCGCCAACGTCAGTGTTCCCACGCGCAGCCGCCGCGGCGCTTGA
- the ssuD gene encoding FMNH2-dependent alkanesulfonate monooxygenase: MSKQPSPNILWFLPTHGDGRYLGTGIGGREVNFNYLRQIAQAADQLGYFGVLLPTGRSCEDSWIVASSVAPFTERLRYLVAVRPGLQSPSVAARMTATLDRISNGRLLVNVVTGGDPVENKGDGIFLGHDERYEVTREFLGVYSDLLAGKTVNAEGKHIHVEGSKLLFPPVQSPRPPLYFGGSSDAGIDVAVDTVDKYLTWGEPPALVAEKIAKVREVAAARGRKLSFGIRLHVIVRETNEAAWRDANELIKHVSDDTIALAQKNFARMDSVGQQRMAQLHGGKRDRLEIAPNLWAGVGLVRGGAGTALVGDAETVAARIREYQDLGIDTFIMSGYPHLEEAYRFAELVFPLLALEQPSNVTKLHFNGGPFGETVGSDFRPQHRVSQS; this comes from the coding sequence ATGAGCAAGCAACCCAGCCCCAACATCCTCTGGTTTCTGCCGACCCACGGCGACGGCCGCTATCTCGGCACCGGTATCGGCGGCCGCGAGGTCAACTTCAACTATCTGCGCCAGATCGCGCAGGCCGCAGACCAGCTCGGCTATTTCGGCGTCCTGCTGCCGACCGGGCGTTCCTGCGAGGATTCCTGGATCGTCGCGTCCTCGGTCGCGCCGTTCACCGAGCGGCTGCGCTATCTCGTCGCCGTCCGCCCCGGCCTGCAATCCCCGAGCGTGGCGGCGCGCATGACCGCGACGCTGGATCGCATCTCGAATGGTCGGCTTCTCGTCAACGTCGTCACCGGCGGCGATCCCGTCGAGAACAAGGGCGACGGGATATTCCTCGGTCATGACGAGCGCTACGAGGTCACCCGTGAGTTCCTGGGCGTCTATAGCGATCTGCTCGCCGGCAAGACGGTGAACGCAGAGGGCAAGCACATCCATGTCGAGGGCAGCAAGCTCTTGTTTCCGCCGGTGCAGTCGCCGCGCCCACCGCTGTATTTCGGTGGCTCGTCCGATGCCGGCATCGACGTCGCGGTCGACACCGTCGATAAATACCTCACCTGGGGCGAGCCGCCGGCGCTGGTCGCCGAGAAGATCGCCAAGGTGAGGGAGGTCGCCGCAGCGCGTGGGCGAAAGCTCTCCTTCGGCATCCGTCTTCACGTCATCGTCCGCGAAACCAATGAGGCGGCCTGGCGCGATGCGAACGAGCTGATCAAGCATGTCAGCGACGACACCATTGCGCTGGCGCAGAAGAATTTTGCCCGCATGGACTCCGTCGGCCAGCAGCGCATGGCGCAGCTTCACGGCGGCAAGCGCGACAGGCTCGAGATCGCACCGAACCTGTGGGCCGGCGTCGGCCTCGTGCGCGGCGGAGCCGGCACCGCGCTGGTCGGCGACGCCGAGACCGTCGCGGCCCGCATCAGGGAGTATCAGGATCTCGGCATCGATACGTTCATCATGTCGGGCTATCCGCATCTGGAGGAGGCCTATCGCTTCGCCGAGCTGGTGTTCCCGCTGCTTGCGCTGGAGCAGCCGAGCAACGTCACCAAGCTGCATTTCAACGGCGGTCCGTTCGGCGAGACGGTCGGCAGCGACTTCCGTCCGCAGCATCGGGTGTCGCAGTCATGA
- a CDS encoding sulfonate ABC transporter substrate-binding protein, with the protein MRRIIQRLIAAIMLSVGIVAAAVGTSYGQDKVVRIGYQKYGKLVLLKSKGTLEPKLAADGYKVVWTEFPSGPPLLEALNVGAIDFGNTGEAPPIFAQAAGAPIQYVAYEPPAPKGEAILVPKDSPLKSVADLKGKKVALNKGSNVHYLLVKALEKAGVKYNEIEPVFLAPADARAAFERGAVDAWVIWDPFQAAAEAATGARTLADGTGIVANYQFYFSSKKFLDANPKIVDAVLAELSAVDDWAKGDIHAVAQQLAPAIGLSVPVVEVALKRQSYGIKPITDAVIADQQQVADAFFALGLIPKSIKISDVARKSGS; encoded by the coding sequence ATGAGGCGTATCATCCAGCGTCTGATCGCGGCCATCATGCTGTCGGTCGGCATCGTCGCCGCCGCCGTCGGTACCTCCTACGGCCAGGACAAGGTCGTCCGCATCGGCTACCAGAAATACGGCAAGCTGGTGCTGCTCAAGAGCAAGGGCACGCTGGAGCCGAAGCTCGCCGCCGACGGCTACAAGGTGGTGTGGACAGAATTCCCGTCGGGCCCGCCGCTGCTCGAGGCGCTCAATGTCGGCGCGATCGATTTCGGCAACACCGGCGAAGCCCCGCCGATCTTCGCGCAGGCTGCCGGCGCGCCGATCCAATATGTCGCCTATGAGCCGCCGGCGCCGAAGGGCGAGGCGATCCTGGTGCCGAAGGACAGCCCGCTGAAATCCGTCGCAGACCTCAAAGGCAAGAAGGTCGCGCTCAACAAGGGATCCAACGTCCATTACCTCCTGGTCAAGGCGCTGGAGAAAGCCGGCGTCAAGTATAACGAGATCGAACCGGTGTTCCTGGCGCCCGCCGATGCCCGCGCCGCGTTCGAGCGTGGCGCAGTCGATGCCTGGGTGATCTGGGATCCGTTCCAGGCCGCGGCAGAAGCGGCCACCGGCGCGCGCACGCTCGCCGACGGCACCGGCATCGTCGCCAATTACCAGTTCTACTTCTCCTCGAAGAAATTCCTCGACGCCAATCCGAAGATCGTCGACGCCGTGCTCGCCGAGCTCAGCGCGGTCGACGATTGGGCCAAGGGCGACATCCATGCGGTGGCCCAGCAACTGGCGCCGGCGATCGGCCTGTCGGTCCCCGTCGTCGAGGTCGCCTTGAAGCGGCAGTCCTACGGCATCAAGCCGATCACCGATGCGGTCATCGCCGACCAGCAGCAGGTGGCCGACGCGTTCTTCGCGCTGGGCCTCATCCCCAAATCCATCAAGATCTCCGACGTCGCTCGGAAGTCAGGATCGTGA